In the Danaus plexippus chromosome 4, MEX_DaPlex, whole genome shotgun sequence genome, one interval contains:
- the LOC116778650 gene encoding uncharacterized protein LOC116778650 — protein sequence MSFIKRLIRILNITVLQIFLFRIAPVDLEDVYYIAQFNDKITDCEDFDNNFFKCENFVLGFVKDTDESGIGLSGQINLLETAIDDYKVNLNIYKETPVGMEFTYSVEGNLCNSFKQEDSPWYPLLKTFNKSSCPVEPEIFNVEQLVISLDFAKDVLRHEYCGSYIVEMTTSTSSGEALSCHNIPVEIVEKSCDES from the exons atgtcatttataaaacgacttatacgtattttaaatataactgtacttcaaatatttttatttcgaatcGCTCCTGTGGATTTAGAGGAT GTTTATTATATAGCGCAATTCAACGACAAAATAACAGACTGCGaagattttgataataatttttttaaatgtgaaaattttgTACTAGGGTTTGTGAAGGACACAGATGAAAGTGGTATAGGACTGTCGGGGCAGATAAACTTGTTGGAAACTGCAATAGACGACTACAAg gtaaatttgaatatatacaaGGAAACACCGGTTGGAATGGAGTTTACGTATAGCGTAGAAGGAAATCtatgtaatagttttaaacaagAGGATAGTCCATGGTACCCCTTACTGAAGACTTTTAACAAATCTTCGTGCCCGGTAGAGCct gaaatatttaatgtagagCAATTGGTTATTTCATTGGATTTTGCTAAGGATGTTCTGCGTCATGAATATTGCGGTTCCTATATCGTTGAAATGACGACATCAACAAGTTCAGGGGAAGCCTTATCGTGTCACAATATACCAGTGGAGATAGTTGAGAAGAGTTGTGATGAATCTTAG
- the LOC116768352 gene encoding phenoloxidase-activating enzyme 1-like has product MKNFISFVTFSLLFTSAFSDNCKTPLGRTSQCISLYDCPQLVSAFEQRPLRNDVVSFLRQSQCGFEGYVPRVCCGPLPDLAPQRPTSTVRPTQRPRPDTNINSNVDPVFPEDSNLAPRDQCGIDTNGDRIYGGQFTELDEFPWMALLGYKPNTSPRLTYQCGGVLINRRYVLTAAHCVVGSIETAVGKLSTVRLGEYDLQTDIDCSDGLCADPVQEISVQSAYPNLGFSDQNINRKDDIALVRLSKRATYSYYVQPICLADNSLRLDVGTDVYVAGWGNTLGGKSSPVKLKLALPLFSKSRCVQKYRSLQAELTSGQLCAGGVFAEDACRGDSGGPLMRKSPSGIWQSIAIVSFGNGCGRDGWPGVYTSVPSYLDWIQQTMRSSNV; this is encoded by the exons atgaagaattttatatcatttgtcACCTTTTCGCTATTGTTCACTAGTGCGT TTTCAGACAACTGTAAGACACCTCTCGGAAGAACAAGTCAGTGTATATCACTCTACGATTGCCCTCAGCTTGTTAGTGCATTCGAACAAAGACCACTAAGAAACGATGTCGTTTCATTCCTCAGACAATCACAGTGTGGATTTGAAGGTTATGTGCCAAGAGTTTGCTGTGGACCATTGCCTGATCTAGCGCCACAAAGACCGACAAGCACG GTCAGGCCAACACAACGTCCCAGACCGGATACAAATATCAATAGCAATGTGGATCCTGTGTTCCCTGAAGATTCTAATCTAGCTCCCCGCGACCAATGTGGAATAGATACTAACGGTGATAGGATATATGGTGGACAATTTACAGAATTGGATGAGTTCCCATGGATGGCTTTACTGGGATATAAACCTA ATACCAGTCCACGATTGACTTACCAATGCGGAGGAGTACTGATCAATAGAAGATATGTTTTAACCGCTGCCCACTGTGTAGTCGGAAGTATTGAAACAGCAGTAGGAAAATT GAGCACTGTTCGTCTGGGTGAATATGATTTGCAAACGGACATCGACTGCTCTGATGGTCTCTGTGCCGATCCTGTTCAAGAGATCTCTGTGCAATCAGCATATCCAAACCTAGGGTTCTCTgaccaaaatataaacagaaaagATGATATCGCCTTAGTGAGACTTTCGAAGAGAGCTACTTATTCAT attATGTCCAGCCAATATGTTTAGCAGATAACAGTCTTCGTTTAGACGTCGGTACTGACGTGTATGTCGCTGGATGGGGGAATACTTTGGGCG GCAAAAGTAGTCCAGTGAAACTGAAACTGGCCTTACCTCTATTCAGTAAGTCGCGGTGCGTTCAGAAGTATAGAAGTCTGCAGGCGGAATTGACAAGCGGACAGTTATGCGCTGGTGGAGTTTTCGCCGAAGACGCGTGTAGAGGAGACTCTGGTGGTCCTTTAATGAGGAAATCTCCTTCTGGTATCTGGCAGTCAATTGCGATTGTCTCGTTTGGAAATGGATGTGGCAGAGATGGCTGGCCAGGCGTGTACACCTCTGTGCCCAGCTATTTGGATTGGATACAACAAACTATGCGCTCCTCCAATGTTTAA
- the LOC116768469 gene encoding phenoloxidase-activating enzyme 1-like, protein MALYLGLSDSCKTPVGQTSHCVSLYECPQLVTAFEQKPLKSEVVTFLKQSQCGFEDDVPMVCCGRLPDEMVQASSNTPKPVQQSKLRINADPVFKEDSYLTAPEQCAVDTNGDRIYGGQIAEIDEFPCMALLGYKSATKSKLVYDCGGALINRRYVLTAAHCVVGKIETEVGKLNTVRLGEYDLQAEIDCSDGVCADPVQDISVQSVYPHPGFSDQNINRKDDIAVIRLAQRATYSHYVQPICLAQNSPLDTISYFYVVGWGATVGGKSSPVKLKLPLPIFDKTLCVQKYRALKAELTTGQICAGGNFSKDTCNGDSGGPLARKTESGIWEAVGVVSFGYGCGRDGWPGVYTSVPNYFDWIQDTIRATNL, encoded by the exons ATGGCGCTCTATTTGGGAC TGTCGGATAGCTGTAAAACACCTGTTGGACAAACAAGCCACTGCGTATCTTTGTATGAATGTCCTCAACTCGTCACTGCTTTCGAACAGAAGCCATTAAAAAGTGAAGtagttacttttttaaaacaatcacaGTGTGGTTTTGAAGACGATGTTCCTATGGTTTGTTGTGGACGTCTACCAGATGAAATGGTTCAGGCGTCTTCAAATACG CCCAAGCCAGTACAACAATCAAAATTAAGGATAAATGCGGATCCCGTATTCAAAGAAGATTCTTATCTAACAGCTCCAGAGCAATGTGCTGTAGACACGAATGGTGATAGAATATATGGAGGGCAGATTGCAGAAATTGACGAGTTTCCTTGCATGGCCTTACTAGGATACAAATCTG CCACTAAATCAAAATTGGTGTACGACTGTGGGGGAGCGCTGATAAATAGAAGATATGTTCTAACAGCAGCTCATTGCGTCGTTGGAAAAATTGAAACTGAGGTTGGGAAgtt aaacaCTGTTCGTTTGGGTGAATACGATTTACAAGCGGAAATCGACTGTTCTGACGGTGTGTGTGCTGATCCTGTTCAAGATATCTCTGTGCAGTCAGTATATCCACATCCGGGATTCTCTgaccaaaatataaacagaaaagATGATATCGCCGTGATACGACTCGCTCAGAGAGCTACTTATTCAC ATTATGTCCAGCCAATATGTCTAGCGCAGAACAGTCCTTTGGATACAATCAGTTATTTCTATGTTGTTGGATGGGGAGCTACAGTCGGTG GCAAAAGCAGTCCAGTTAAGCTGAAATTGCCGTTACCGATATTTGATAAAACTCTATGTGTTCAGAAATATAGAGCCCTTAAAGCAGAGTTAACAACCGGGCAAATCTGTGCCGGTGGAAACTTTTCTAAAGATACATGCAATGGAGACTCTGGTGGTCCTCTTGCTAGGAAGACCGAGTCTGGGATTTGGGAAGCAGTTGGTGTTGTTTCTTTTGGATATGGATGTGGTAGAGATGGCTGGCCAGGCGTGTACACCTCTGTGCCCAATTACTTTGATTGGATACAAGACACCATACGTGCTACTAATCTGTAA